A stretch of Paludisphaera borealis DNA encodes these proteins:
- a CDS encoding cytochrome b N-terminal domain-containing protein: protein MSLMDSITQSQLWKSVFRHPMPTDRRNRVVVMLTNFFLHLHPVSVRKQGIALSYTWCMGGTTFFLFIVEVVTGVLLMFYYRPTLEHAYNDILALRDVTTLGILRELHRWGAHAMVITVWLHMYRVFLTGSYKPPREFNWVIGVLLLVLTLLLSFTGYLLPWDQLAIWAITVGSNMARATPGVGVEGPGAAFLDLNGVKLITSGSDAKFALLGGRAVGEMTLNRFYVLHCVAIPLAVSLLIMVHFWRVRKDGGISGPL from the coding sequence ATGTCATTAATGGACTCCATCACGCAGTCGCAGCTCTGGAAGAGCGTGTTCCGCCACCCGATGCCGACCGACCGTCGCAATCGCGTGGTGGTGATGCTCACGAACTTCTTCCTCCACCTGCACCCGGTCAGCGTCCGCAAGCAGGGCATCGCCCTCAGCTACACCTGGTGCATGGGGGGGACGACGTTCTTCCTATTCATCGTCGAGGTGGTCACCGGCGTCTTGTTGATGTTCTATTACCGACCGACGCTGGAGCACGCCTACAACGACATCCTGGCGCTCCGCGACGTCACCACGCTGGGCATCCTCCGCGAGCTGCATCGCTGGGGGGCGCACGCGATGGTGATCACTGTCTGGCTGCACATGTACCGGGTGTTCCTCACCGGCAGCTACAAGCCGCCGCGCGAGTTCAACTGGGTGATCGGCGTGCTGCTGCTGGTGCTCACGCTGTTGCTCTCGTTCACCGGCTACCTGCTCCCCTGGGACCAGTTGGCGATCTGGGCCATCACCGTCGGCTCGAACATGGCCCGGGCGACGCCCGGGGTGGGGGTCGAGGGCCCCGGCGCGGCGTTCCTGGATCTGAACGGGGTGAAGCTGATCACCTCGGGCTCGGACGCCAAGTTCGCCCTCCTGGGGGGCCGGGCGGTCGGCGAGATGACGCTCAACCGGTTTTACGTGCTCCACTGCGTGGCGATCCCCCTGGCGGTCTCGCTGCTGATCATGGTCCACTTCTGGCGCGTGCGCAAGGACGGCGGAATCAGCGGCCCCTTGTAG